In Salinirussus salinus, the following proteins share a genomic window:
- the hemE gene encoding uroporphyrinogen decarboxylase — protein sequence MGADHLLVRAARGERTERPPVWLMRQAGRHIPEYRELREEYSFLEAIKNPEVATEITLLPWEYYRPDGLVMFSDILTVLEPLGFPYHIESGVGPVVEEPVEGPDDVDRSHGDVAEELDYVGELLVRLNRRVGDETAIIGFAGGPFTLASYAVAGGPSRTNMPLRRLRARHPEAFRTLLSSFADIVREYLAFQVGNGADVVQLFDTYAGSLSPADYREFVLPLHREILAGLDAPSIIFVRQMGGRLGQLADSGADVVGLDWTVDMAEARDRLGETPVQGNLDPSDLFAEPATVRERTREVIEKAGPAGHILNLGHGVNKDTPVESVEAFVETAKSVRR from the coding sequence ATGGGAGCCGACCACCTGCTCGTCCGCGCGGCCCGCGGGGAGCGCACGGAGCGCCCGCCGGTCTGGCTGATGCGCCAGGCCGGCCGCCACATCCCCGAGTACCGCGAGCTTCGCGAGGAGTACTCCTTCCTCGAGGCGATCAAGAACCCGGAGGTCGCAACCGAGATCACCCTGCTCCCCTGGGAGTACTACCGCCCGGACGGGCTGGTGATGTTCTCGGACATCCTCACCGTCCTCGAGCCGCTTGGCTTCCCGTATCACATCGAATCCGGCGTCGGCCCGGTCGTCGAAGAGCCCGTCGAGGGGCCCGACGACGTGGACCGGAGCCACGGCGACGTGGCCGAGGAACTGGACTACGTCGGGGAGCTGCTGGTGCGGCTGAACCGCCGTGTCGGGGACGAGACCGCCATCATCGGCTTCGCCGGCGGACCGTTCACCCTCGCCTCCTACGCCGTCGCGGGCGGGCCCAGCAGGACGAACATGCCACTGCGGCGGCTCCGGGCCCGCCACCCCGAGGCCTTCCGGACGCTGCTTTCCTCCTTCGCGGACATCGTGCGCGAGTACCTGGCCTTCCAGGTCGGCAACGGCGCCGACGTCGTCCAGCTGTTCGACACCTACGCCGGGAGCCTCTCGCCCGCCGACTACCGCGAGTTCGTCCTCCCGTTACACCGGGAGATCCTCGCGGGCCTCGATGCCCCCTCGATAATCTTCGTGCGACAGATGGGCGGTCGGCTCGGCCAGCTCGCCGACAGCGGGGCCGACGTCGTCGGGCTGGACTGGACCGTCGACATGGCCGAGGCCCGCGACCGGCTGGGCGAGACGCCCGTCCAGGGCAACCTCGACCCCTCGGACCTGTTCGCGGAGCCGGCGACGGTCCGCGAGCGCACCCGCGAGGTCATCGAGAAGGCCGGCCCGGCCGGGCACATCCTGAATCTCGGCCACGGCGTCAACAAGGACACCCCCGTCGAGTCCGTCGAGGCCTTCGTCGAGACGGCCAAGTCCGTCCGGCGGTAG
- a CDS encoding adenylate kinase: MSQPHILILGPPGAGKGTQSGNIAEEYGVEHVTTGDALRSNKDMDISDMDTEYDTPRAYMEAGDLVPDAVVNAIVEEALSSADGFVLDGYPRNLEQAEELEGMTDLDVVLSLEVSREELVDRLTGRRVCDECGANYHVEFDQPEEEGVCDECGGELVQREDDRPEAVENRLDVFDENTAPVVEHYRDHDAFVAVDGEQPPADVWADIDAAVRERVGDAE; this comes from the coding sequence ATGAGCCAGCCACACATCCTGATCCTGGGGCCGCCGGGGGCCGGCAAGGGGACCCAGTCCGGGAACATCGCCGAGGAATACGGCGTCGAGCACGTCACCACCGGGGACGCGCTCCGGTCGAACAAGGACATGGACATCTCCGACATGGACACGGAGTACGACACGCCCCGCGCGTACATGGAGGCCGGTGACCTCGTCCCGGACGCCGTGGTCAACGCCATCGTCGAGGAGGCCCTGTCCTCGGCCGACGGGTTCGTCCTCGACGGCTATCCCCGGAACCTCGAGCAGGCCGAGGAGCTCGAGGGGATGACCGACCTCGACGTGGTCCTCTCGCTCGAGGTTTCCCGCGAGGAGCTCGTCGACCGGCTGACCGGCCGCCGGGTCTGTGACGAGTGTGGCGCCAACTACCACGTCGAGTTCGACCAGCCCGAGGAGGAAGGCGTCTGTGACGAGTGTGGCGGCGAGCTCGTCCAGCGCGAGGACGACCGCCCGGAGGCCGTCGAGAACCGGCTGGACGTCTTCGACGAGAACACCGCGCCGGTGGTCGAGCACTACCGCGACCACGACGCCTTCGTGGCGGTCGACGGCGAACAGCCCCCCGCCGACGTCTGGGCGGACATCGACGCCGCAGTCCGCGAGCGGGTCGGGGACGCGGAGTAA
- a CDS encoding DUF106 domain-containing protein: protein MAKTERRVEDLVGDGEEMADALSAVLAVADEKGTVSWGDVSDDLSSGEWGRLIESGLLVDADGDGFVLDDPEGVREALSEAEPAESEEKDLSWSRRDKLAGLGVLLLFLAYSQQGLRDVIAGDGINLVLGPLNATLPFHVVVLILALATGLWTAVLQDNMMDTSIMSDYQETQQEFKEKIEEAKERGDDERVKELRQEQMEEMDLGVFKAQFRPMVWIMLLTIPVFLWIYWMVLDGHVIETGTAMVLPLVGEVSTWQTAVVGPIQLWLVWYFVCSLSFSQIMRKALNVQVSPTGT, encoded by the coding sequence ATGGCAAAGACCGAGCGAAGGGTCGAGGACCTCGTCGGCGACGGCGAGGAGATGGCCGACGCGCTGTCGGCAGTCCTCGCCGTCGCCGACGAGAAAGGTACCGTCTCGTGGGGGGACGTCAGCGACGACCTCTCCAGCGGCGAGTGGGGCCGGCTCATCGAGTCGGGCCTGCTCGTCGACGCCGACGGTGACGGGTTCGTCCTCGACGACCCGGAGGGCGTCCGCGAGGCGCTCTCCGAGGCCGAGCCCGCCGAAAGCGAGGAGAAAGACCTCAGCTGGTCGCGACGGGACAAGCTCGCCGGCCTCGGCGTCCTCCTGCTCTTTCTGGCCTACTCCCAGCAGGGGCTCCGGGACGTCATCGCCGGCGACGGGATCAACCTGGTGCTGGGGCCGCTGAACGCAACGCTGCCCTTCCACGTCGTGGTGTTGATCCTCGCGCTGGCGACGGGGCTGTGGACCGCTGTCCTCCAGGACAACATGATGGACACCTCCATCATGTCCGACTACCAGGAGACCCAACAGGAGTTCAAAGAGAAGATCGAGGAGGCCAAGGAGCGCGGCGACGACGAGCGCGTCAAGGAGCTGCGCCAGGAGCAGATGGAGGAGATGGACCTGGGCGTGTTCAAGGCCCAGTTCCGCCCGATGGTGTGGATCATGTTGCTCACCATCCCCGTCTTCCTGTGGATCTACTGGATGGTGCTCGACGGCCACGTCATCGAGACCGGGACCGCGATGGTGTTGCCGCTGGTCGGCGAGGTGTCGACCTGGCAGACGGCCGTGGTCGGACCGATCCAGCTGTGGCTGGTCTGGTATTTCGTCTGCTCGCTCAGCTTCTCGCAGATCATGCGGAAGGCGCTGAACGTGCAGGTCTCGCCGACCGGGACCTGA
- the cmk gene encoding (d)CMP kinase — protein sequence MLITVSGPGGSGKSTLAADLADRLGYDHVSGGDIFRSIADERGLTPLQLNRRAEEDDAIDRDLDRRLRTTARERDDLVLESRLSGWMAGEYADLRVWLDAPPRVRAERIAEREGKPVDQAREETRARAESEAGRYLDYYGIDIEDRSIYDLVVNTARWDPDGVLGIVLGAAERYDPDGDEGAFPVPGVEYDFEG from the coding sequence ATGCTGATCACCGTCTCCGGTCCCGGGGGCAGCGGCAAGAGCACGCTCGCTGCCGACCTGGCCGACCGGCTGGGGTACGACCACGTCTCCGGCGGCGACATCTTCCGCTCGATCGCCGACGAGCGCGGACTGACACCGCTCCAGCTCAACCGTCGCGCCGAGGAGGACGACGCGATCGACCGCGACCTCGACCGGCGGCTCCGAACGACGGCCCGGGAACGCGACGACCTCGTCCTCGAGTCGCGGCTCTCGGGGTGGATGGCCGGCGAGTACGCCGACCTGCGGGTGTGGCTGGACGCGCCCCCGCGTGTGCGAGCCGAGCGTATCGCCGAGCGCGAGGGGAAACCCGTCGACCAGGCCCGCGAGGAGACCCGGGCCCGCGCCGAGAGCGAGGCCGGCCGCTATCTCGACTACTACGGGATCGACATCGAGGACCGCTCGATATACGACCTGGTGGTCAACACGGCCCGCTGGGACCCCGACGGCGTGCTGGGGATCGTTCTCGGAGCGGCCGAGCGGTACGACCCCGACGGGGACGAGGGGGCGTTCCCGGTCCCCGGCGTCGAGTACGACTTCGAGGGCTGA
- a CDS encoding RNA-guided pseudouridylation complex pseudouridine synthase subunit Cbf5 — MLPDPPDERSPADLLAFGLVNLDKPPGPSAHQVAGWVRDMTGQQRAAHAGTLDPKVTGSLPLLLGRATRAARVFDGLGKEYVAVLELQGPPPADFEAVLGEFEGDIYQTPPRKSAVVRERRVRRVHELQVLDRDGRQVLLRIECEAGTYVRKLCHDLGLALGTGAHMGDLRRTATGRFDDTSLVTLHDLADALAFWREDGEAGPLREAVAPAEEALAGLPRVVIAGSAAREVAEGAPVYAPGVLETRPAPHGGGRPEEGDLVVCTIPNGSAVALGSLVGDPGADRGTVVDTDRVLV, encoded by the coding sequence ATGCTCCCCGACCCGCCCGACGAACGCTCGCCCGCAGACCTGCTCGCCTTCGGCCTGGTCAACCTCGACAAGCCGCCCGGTCCCTCCGCTCACCAGGTCGCCGGGTGGGTCCGCGACATGACCGGCCAGCAGCGGGCGGCCCACGCCGGCACTCTCGACCCGAAGGTGACCGGCTCGCTCCCGCTGTTGCTCGGCCGGGCGACCCGCGCCGCCCGCGTCTTCGACGGCCTCGGCAAGGAGTACGTCGCCGTGCTGGAACTGCAGGGGCCGCCGCCCGCGGACTTCGAGGCGGTGCTCGGGGAGTTCGAGGGCGATATCTACCAGACGCCCCCGCGAAAGAGCGCGGTCGTCCGCGAGCGCCGCGTCCGCCGGGTCCACGAACTGCAGGTCCTCGACCGCGACGGCCGGCAGGTCCTGCTCCGTATCGAGTGCGAGGCCGGCACCTACGTCCGGAAGCTGTGTCACGACCTCGGGCTCGCGCTCGGGACGGGCGCGCACATGGGCGACCTCCGCCGGACCGCGACCGGCCGCTTCGACGACACCTCGCTGGTGACGCTGCACGACCTCGCCGACGCGCTCGCCTTCTGGCGGGAGGACGGCGAGGCGGGCCCGCTCCGGGAGGCCGTCGCGCCGGCCGAGGAGGCGCTCGCGGGGCTCCCGCGGGTGGTCATCGCCGGGAGCGCCGCCCGCGAGGTGGCCGAGGGTGCGCCCGTCTACGCGCCGGGCGTCCTGGAGACCCGACCCGCCCCACACGGCGGCGGCCGGCCCGAGGAGGGTGACCTTGTCGTCTGCACCATCCCGAACGGGTCGGCGGTGGCGCTGGGCTCGCTGGTCGGTGACCCCGGCGCCGACCGCGGGACCGTCGTCGACACCGACCGCGTCCTCGTCTGA
- a CDS encoding thermonuclease family protein — MRRPGTALLAFVGLLLLAGCAGLSVAPDPGDTTPAVDREVAVAEVVDGDTLEVRMPDGGVETVRLLGVDTPETYADNDPAEFEGVPDSRAGRACLRAAGENATGFVEETLEGGTVSVRTDPTADRRGSYGRLLVYVSVDGESLNRALLARGHARLYDTDFQHRDEFATVEDRAQAEGRGLWGCR; from the coding sequence ATGCGACGCCCCGGGACCGCCCTGCTCGCGTTCGTCGGGCTCCTCCTCCTCGCTGGCTGTGCCGGCCTCTCCGTCGCCCCGGACCCCGGCGACACGACCCCGGCCGTCGACCGCGAAGTGGCGGTCGCCGAGGTGGTCGACGGCGACACGCTGGAGGTCCGGATGCCCGACGGCGGGGTGGAGACGGTCCGGCTGCTCGGGGTCGACACGCCGGAGACCTACGCCGACAACGACCCCGCGGAGTTCGAGGGCGTCCCGGACTCCCGGGCGGGTCGGGCGTGTCTCCGGGCGGCCGGCGAGAACGCGACCGGCTTCGTCGAGGAGACACTCGAGGGCGGGACGGTCAGCGTCCGGACTGACCCGACGGCGGACCGCCGGGGGTCCTACGGCCGGCTACTCGTCTACGTGAGTGTCGACGGCGAGTCGCTGAACCGCGCGCTGCTCGCTCGCGGGCACGCCCGTCTGTACGACACTGACTTCCAGCACCGGGACGAGTTCGCGACCGTCGAAGACCGGGCGCAGGCCGAGGGCCGTGGGCTCTGGGGGTGCCGGTAG
- a CDS encoding DUF7524 family protein: MPDELPIHISREELHAVEAPAGFETDGSFDVRLVNHGNSLHVHLHLDDRLSRVARMDATNHYVEGDSERVVRVEVAGNREEDAFGKLKVVSAYGAQTRWVDVEVLAPEEGGGQVQVDESLGKPSPEPEPERTGLRDRPEVLVGAFGLLALAIAGASVAVSGSLMVTAGALAVFGGVVVAALLLLE; encoded by the coding sequence GTGCCAGACGAGTTGCCCATCCACATCAGCCGCGAGGAACTCCACGCGGTCGAGGCGCCGGCCGGCTTCGAGACCGACGGCTCCTTCGACGTGCGGCTGGTCAACCACGGCAACTCGCTACACGTCCACCTCCACCTCGACGACAGGCTCTCGCGGGTGGCCCGGATGGACGCCACCAACCACTACGTCGAGGGCGACTCCGAGCGCGTCGTCCGCGTCGAGGTGGCCGGGAACCGCGAGGAGGACGCGTTCGGGAAGCTCAAGGTCGTCTCCGCCTACGGCGCGCAGACCCGGTGGGTCGACGTCGAAGTCCTGGCGCCCGAGGAAGGCGGGGGACAGGTCCAGGTCGACGAATCGCTCGGCAAGCCCAGTCCCGAGCCCGAGCCCGAGCGAACGGGGCTCAGAGACCGCCCCGAGGTCCTCGTCGGCGCCTTCGGCCTGCTCGCGCTCGCAATCGCGGGTGCGAGCGTCGCAGTCAGCGGCAGCCTCATGGTGACCGCCGGCGCCCTCGCCGTCTTCGGCGGGGTCGTCGTCGCGGCACTGCTGTTGCTGGAGTAG
- a CDS encoding methytransferase partner Trm112, with protein MKEDLLDILCCPLDKEALELEATETDGDEILEGELVCTECGERYPIEDGIPNLLPPDMRDEAAA; from the coding sequence ATGAAGGAAGACCTGCTCGACATCCTCTGCTGTCCGCTCGACAAGGAAGCGCTCGAACTCGAGGCGACCGAGACCGACGGCGACGAGATCCTCGAGGGGGAACTGGTCTGCACGGAGTGTGGGGAACGCTACCCCATCGAGGACGGCATCCCGAACCTCCTGCCGCCGGACATGCGCGACGAGGCCGCAGCCTGA
- a CDS encoding adenylosuccinate synthase — translation MTVTIVGSQLGDEGKGGVVDLFGDAADVVARYQGGDNAGHTVVQGGEEYKLSLVPSGAVRGKVGVLGNGCVVNPRTLFEELDTLRERGLDPDVRVAERAHVILPYHRVLDQLEEDVKSDDDLAAGTTGRGIGPTYEDKAGRRGVRVGDLLDAETLRDRLEYVVPQKRALLEEVYDIPIEDHDEVDPDAFDIEVLYDQYREFGRRLEAEDMTVNCGAFLADRLEADERLMFEGAQGTAIDIDHGVYPYVTSSNPTAGGAAVGTGLGPSVVGDGEVIGIVKAYLSRVGTGPLPTELGAVDGQTPEDGGRPGGADLAEYIRDEGGEYGTVTGRPRRVGWLDIPMLRHAARTSGFTGLAVNHVDVLAGLDEVKVGHSYTLDGEKLLTMPPTTERWADCEANFRTFEGWPDVDWETVAEEGYDAVPENARAYLEYIEAELDTPVYAVGVGPDRSATVVRESPWE, via the coding sequence ATGACCGTGACAATCGTCGGGTCGCAGCTCGGCGACGAGGGGAAAGGCGGGGTCGTCGACCTGTTCGGCGACGCCGCGGACGTCGTCGCCCGGTACCAGGGCGGGGACAACGCCGGACACACCGTCGTCCAGGGTGGCGAGGAGTACAAACTCTCGCTCGTACCGAGCGGGGCCGTCCGTGGCAAGGTTGGAGTGCTGGGCAACGGCTGCGTGGTCAACCCGCGGACCCTGTTCGAGGAGCTGGACACCCTCCGCGAACGTGGGCTGGACCCCGACGTGCGCGTCGCCGAGCGCGCGCACGTCATCCTCCCCTACCACCGCGTGCTCGACCAGCTCGAGGAGGACGTCAAATCCGACGACGACCTCGCTGCCGGGACCACCGGCCGCGGGATCGGCCCGACCTACGAGGACAAGGCCGGCCGCCGCGGCGTCCGGGTCGGCGACCTGCTGGACGCCGAGACGCTGCGCGACCGTCTGGAGTACGTGGTCCCCCAGAAGCGGGCGCTGCTCGAGGAGGTTTACGACATCCCGATCGAAGACCACGACGAGGTCGACCCCGACGCCTTCGATATCGAGGTCCTCTACGACCAGTACCGCGAGTTCGGCCGGCGCCTCGAGGCCGAGGACATGACGGTCAACTGCGGGGCGTTTCTCGCCGACCGCCTCGAGGCGGACGAGAGACTCATGTTCGAGGGTGCACAGGGCACCGCCATCGACATCGACCACGGCGTCTACCCCTACGTCACCTCCTCGAACCCCACCGCTGGCGGCGCGGCCGTCGGGACCGGGCTCGGCCCCTCCGTCGTCGGCGACGGCGAAGTCATCGGGATCGTCAAAGCCTACCTCTCGCGGGTGGGGACGGGGCCGCTCCCGACCGAACTCGGCGCTGTCGACGGGCAGACCCCCGAGGACGGCGGTCGACCCGGCGGGGCCGACCTCGCGGAGTACATCCGCGACGAGGGCGGCGAGTACGGCACAGTCACCGGCCGCCCCCGCCGCGTGGGCTGGCTCGACATCCCCATGCTCCGCCACGCCGCCCGCACGAGCGGGTTCACCGGGCTCGCGGTCAACCACGTCGACGTGCTGGCCGGGCTCGACGAGGTCAAGGTCGGCCACTCCTACACGCTCGATGGGGAGAAGCTGCTGACGATGCCGCCGACCACCGAACGGTGGGCCGACTGCGAGGCCAACTTCCGGACCTTCGAGGGGTGGCCGGACGTCGACTGGGAGACCGTCGCCGAGGAGGGCTACGACGCGGTCCCCGAGAACGCCCGCGCCTACCTGGAGTACATCGAGGCGGAACTCGACACGCCGGTCTATGCCGTCGGCGTCGGCCCCGACCGGTCCGCGACCGTCGTCCGGGAATCCCCCTGGGAGTGA
- a CDS encoding DUF7527 domain-containing protein yields the protein MSTRVADRVDGWKQQSFADGYRGLGDLADADFSGVVRAGGADLYMTKGTVVGIEDGSIEDFEGASGTAYRAPSPALPLLAVMQSRGDEVRAKYYTEDTPMAEVDETLSEGGFTGYVELSENVLSGDYYLVYHQGRSMSVAFVGNSQQLVDGEEAFETANDEVGIYEVRPAEVDAVDIPEPEEPDPEPESGAGTEAGATAGTAAGADAGGDEPREGSDDAPDLGVGAAGGEPDAGSGRGGPSDTGPDRTGASSDDGAGTVDAGATGDAGAESEAVETRENPGEGSGSPQTPADGRVEADAEPDRTEPGAAPGGDRPDRPESGRPPEDAEPDTGAGYGAGAGSRERDEEGAGREGDGASPDRERDEAAAGRGRAERRPAGADTSEPEAERTEPDRQPVDEQGSHGPTAATAGAAGGSGADAQQAGEGAGVALETRSVPSLDPERTSAPERAGGDASPGAVPGAGAGSSRKTAAGSSPTADRAGPEPETDPGREQRVHEPGDSRSSGAEPDGAEPEQEAASTGADPDAEGETEVTADLRERLGDREAEVERLETELAEATERREELETQLAEVREERDELAAEVERLETELERVEEEFDVATGASQRLTPAEALEGTDLFVRYRSKNGTTLADAHDGNGRREDVTENLRLEQHTQFDASEVSVDGQDYDAFVRSRVEYQFVTWLVEDLLFEVRDTGGADGLVDLYDALPDVDRAELNGTVAVRYTEDGTEQRDQETFDIVLRDRMGDPLFVANLNDSRQGATEGMMERLITAAERVGGSKDTLAGAFLVTESFFEPEALETAAEATKGGLLSRDKRRSFVNLSRKRGYHLCLVEARNQNFNLAVPEL from the coding sequence ATGAGCACACGCGTCGCGGACCGGGTCGACGGCTGGAAACAGCAGTCCTTCGCCGACGGCTACCGCGGGCTCGGAGACCTCGCCGACGCGGACTTCTCCGGCGTCGTGCGCGCCGGCGGCGCCGACCTCTACATGACCAAGGGCACCGTCGTCGGCATCGAGGACGGCTCCATCGAGGACTTCGAGGGGGCGAGCGGAACTGCCTACCGCGCCCCCTCGCCGGCGCTGCCCCTGCTGGCGGTGATGCAGAGCCGCGGTGACGAGGTCCGCGCGAAGTACTACACCGAGGACACCCCGATGGCCGAGGTCGACGAGACGCTCTCGGAGGGCGGGTTCACGGGCTACGTCGAGCTCTCGGAGAACGTCCTCAGCGGCGACTACTACCTTGTCTACCACCAGGGGCGGTCGATGAGCGTCGCCTTCGTCGGCAACAGCCAGCAGCTCGTCGACGGGGAGGAGGCCTTCGAGACGGCCAACGACGAGGTCGGCATCTACGAGGTCCGGCCCGCCGAGGTCGACGCCGTCGACATCCCGGAACCCGAGGAGCCCGACCCGGAACCGGAGTCCGGCGCCGGGACAGAGGCGGGAGCGACAGCAGGCACGGCGGCCGGGGCCGACGCTGGTGGCGACGAGCCCCGGGAAGGAAGCGACGATGCCCCGGACCTGGGTGTCGGGGCCGCGGGAGGCGAGCCCGACGCCGGGTCCGGGCGGGGCGGTCCTTCCGATACCGGGCCGGACCGGACCGGCGCGTCCAGCGACGACGGTGCCGGGACCGTCGACGCCGGGGCGACCGGGGACGCCGGCGCGGAGTCGGAAGCGGTCGAAACGCGGGAGAACCCCGGAGAGGGCTCCGGGAGCCCGCAGACCCCAGCCGACGGGCGTGTGGAGGCCGACGCCGAGCCGGACCGGACGGAGCCTGGAGCGGCGCCGGGTGGGGACCGGCCCGACCGACCGGAGAGTGGTCGGCCCCCGGAAGACGCGGAACCCGATACAGGGGCCGGCTACGGTGCCGGCGCCGGGAGCCGCGAGCGCGACGAGGAGGGGGCGGGCCGGGAGGGCGACGGGGCGAGCCCGGACCGGGAGCGCGACGAAGCGGCGGCGGGGCGCGGGCGCGCCGAGCGCCGGCCGGCCGGGGCGGATACCTCCGAGCCCGAGGCAGAGCGGACGGAACCGGACCGGCAGCCAGTCGACGAGCAGGGATCCCACGGGCCGACCGCGGCGACTGCGGGGGCGGCCGGCGGGAGCGGGGCCGACGCACAGCAGGCCGGCGAGGGGGCGGGCGTTGCTCTGGAGACCCGGTCGGTCCCGTCACTCGACCCGGAACGGACGTCGGCTCCGGAGCGAGCGGGCGGAGACGCCAGTCCGGGCGCCGTGCCCGGCGCGGGTGCCGGGTCGAGCCGGAAGACGGCAGCCGGGTCGTCGCCGACCGCGGACCGCGCCGGACCGGAGCCCGAGACCGACCCCGGACGCGAGCAGCGCGTCCACGAACCGGGTGACAGCCGGTCCTCCGGCGCCGAGCCGGACGGGGCCGAACCGGAACAGGAGGCGGCGTCGACCGGGGCTGACCCGGACGCGGAAGGGGAGACCGAAGTAACCGCCGACCTCCGCGAACGGCTCGGGGACCGGGAGGCTGAAGTCGAGCGGCTGGAGACCGAACTCGCGGAGGCGACCGAGCGCCGGGAAGAGCTCGAGACACAGCTCGCGGAGGTTCGCGAGGAGCGCGACGAGCTGGCCGCGGAGGTCGAGCGGCTGGAGACCGAACTCGAGCGCGTCGAGGAGGAGTTCGACGTCGCGACCGGGGCGTCCCAGCGGCTGACCCCTGCGGAGGCGCTGGAGGGGACGGACCTGTTCGTCCGCTACCGGTCGAAAAACGGGACGACTCTGGCCGACGCTCACGACGGCAACGGGCGCCGGGAGGACGTCACCGAGAACCTCCGGCTGGAACAGCACACCCAGTTCGACGCGAGCGAGGTCTCGGTCGACGGCCAGGACTACGACGCGTTCGTCCGGAGCCGGGTCGAGTACCAGTTCGTCACGTGGCTCGTCGAGGACCTGCTCTTCGAGGTGCGGGACACTGGCGGAGCCGACGGGCTGGTCGACCTCTACGACGCGCTGCCCGACGTCGACCGGGCGGAGCTGAACGGGACCGTCGCGGTCAGGTACACCGAGGACGGGACCGAGCAGCGCGACCAGGAGACGTTCGACATCGTGTTGCGCGACCGGATGGGCGACCCGCTGTTCGTGGCGAACCTGAACGACTCCCGACAGGGTGCGACCGAGGGGATGATGGAACGGCTGATCACGGCGGCCGAGCGGGTCGGCGGCTCGAAGGACACGCTCGCGGGCGCGTTTCTCGTGACTGAGAGTTTCTTCGAGCCCGAGGCCCTGGAAACGGCGGCGGAGGCGACCAAAGGCGGGCTCCTCAGCCGCGACAAGCGCAGGAGTTTCGTCAACCTCAGCCGGAAACGCGGCTACCACCTCTGTCTGGTCGAGGCCCGAAACCAGAACTTCAACCTCGCGGTGCCGGAACTCTAG
- a CDS encoding DUF7541 family protein, whose translation MDEDIDSELDREIEPGLSEQYRKASPWPLFVALGFVLSEVGVILGFFSVTVVGILLFGGTVGAILQESGYIGQSWRAMVSIGALFGLLGVAVVVAWGETLAVGGLLDPANGFAYRGFAVAIAGVLLAAVGTTVRVAGRQPV comes from the coding sequence ATGGACGAGGACATCGACAGCGAGCTCGACCGGGAGATAGAGCCCGGGCTGAGCGAGCAGTACCGGAAGGCGAGCCCCTGGCCGCTGTTCGTCGCGCTGGGCTTCGTCCTCTCCGAGGTCGGCGTGATCCTGGGCTTTTTCTCGGTCACCGTCGTCGGCATCCTGCTTTTCGGCGGCACCGTCGGCGCGATCCTCCAGGAGTCGGGCTACATCGGTCAGTCCTGGCGAGCGATGGTGTCGATCGGCGCGCTCTTCGGCCTGCTGGGGGTAGCCGTCGTCGTCGCGTGGGGGGAGACGCTCGCGGTCGGCGGACTGCTCGACCCCGCCAACGGCTTTGCGTACCGCGGGTTCGCGGTCGCTATCGCCGGTGTGCTGCTCGCCGCGGTCGGCACCACGGTCCGGGTCGCCGGTCGCCAGCCCGTCTGA
- a CDS encoding DUF6684 family protein, with product MEKELFDRETVLDLTVNFIPLGILLVFIVLYLVFNPFGFGSVISSIQFAIIGAMFVALAALTYYSGAAVSRAENQMEAAAALEEDEETEELGSGDDGEELEDEEPAELDEGDDQDGESDSEDGDGTASESDDEGDSGSDADDADEETA from the coding sequence ATGGAGAAGGAACTGTTCGACCGTGAAACCGTCCTCGACCTCACGGTCAACTTCATCCCGCTGGGTATTCTCCTGGTGTTCATCGTTCTCTACCTCGTCTTCAACCCCTTCGGGTTCGGCAGCGTCATCTCGAGCATCCAGTTCGCGATCATCGGCGCGATGTTCGTCGCGCTGGCCGCGCTGACCTACTACTCCGGCGCAGCCGTCTCGCGCGCGGAGAACCAGATGGAGGCGGCCGCGGCGCTCGAGGAGGACGAAGAGACGGAGGAGCTCGGGTCCGGGGACGACGGGGAGGAACTCGAGGACGAGGAGCCAGCGGAACTGGACGAGGGCGACGACCAGGACGGAGAGAGCGACAGCGAAGACGGGGACGGCACGGCGTCTGAGAGCGACGACGAGGGCGACTCCGGATCGGACGCCGACGACGCGGACGAGGAGACGGCGTGA